In Candidatus Methylomirabilota bacterium, a genomic segment contains:
- a CDS encoding BON domain-containing protein — protein sequence MLLVGGGGYLYYTGFLAKDPAKVQMTLDAELKAQGLDDIHVEVSKDRVVTVSGFVENEADKGRALGIVESDKDVKDIENRITVATAKASPARGTTESPNAQPPSMRKVEELIKQGTFE from the coding sequence TTGCTGCTTGTTGGCGGAGGCGGATACCTCTACTACACCGGCTTTCTCGCGAAAGATCCGGCCAAGGTCCAGATGACACTTGACGCGGAATTGAAGGCGCAAGGACTGGACGACATTCATGTGGAAGTCAGCAAAGACCGGGTGGTAACCGTCAGTGGGTTTGTGGAGAACGAGGCCGATAAGGGGAGAGCGCTAGGGATTGTAGAATCGGACAAGGATGTGAAAGATATCGAAAATCGCATCACTGTGGCGACTGCGAAAGCCAGCCCTGCAAGGGGCACCACTGAGTCTCCAAACGCTCAACCGCCTTCGATGAGGAAAGTAGAAGAGCTGATTAAGCAAGGGACTTTTGAATAA
- a CDS encoding DNA-binding transcriptional regulator, with protein MSKKYRSDAMASIHETMEALHKVGAIDKQTMRRFDEACLTPVRPLTAQQIKAIREREHVSQAVFATYLNVTPNLVSKWERGEKRPSGPALKLLSLVEKHGITAVA; from the coding sequence ATGAGCAAGAAGTACCGAAGCGACGCGATGGCCTCCATCCATGAAACGATGGAGGCCCTGCACAAGGTGGGCGCCATCGATAAGCAGACGATGCGCCGATTTGACGAGGCGTGCCTGACACCTGTCCGGCCGCTGACGGCACAGCAGATCAAGGCCATCCGGGAGCGGGAGCACGTAAGCCAGGCGGTCTTCGCGACCTATCTCAACGTGACGCCGAATCTGGTGAGCAAGTGGGAGCGGGGCGAGAAGCGGCCTTCAGGCCCGGCCCTGAAGCTCCTGTCCCTTGTCGAGAAGCACGGCATCACGGCAGTGGCCTGA
- a CDS encoding XRE family transcriptional regulator: MRKRTRQKGTIGSTLDEFLKEEGTYESTQAVAIKRVLAWQIAQTMATQHITKAEMARRMVTSRSQLNRLLDPTTYSVTLETLTRAAHAIGRQVKLELV; encoded by the coding sequence ATGCGAAAGCGCACCCGACAGAAGGGAACCATCGGTTCCACACTCGACGAGTTCCTGAAGGAAGAAGGCACATACGAATCCACTCAGGCTGTGGCCATCAAGCGCGTGCTCGCCTGGCAGATTGCGCAGACCATGGCCACGCAGCATATCACCAAAGCAGAAATGGCCCGCCGGATGGTCACTAGCCGCAGCCAGCTCAACAGACTGCTTGATCCCACCACCTACTCCGTCACGTTGGAAACCCTCACCCGCGCGGCCCACGCCATCGGACGTCAGGTCAAACTCGAACTGGTCTAG
- a CDS encoding type II toxin-antitoxin system RelE/ParE family toxin: MGQALKKIVAAFYRTPGGTEPVRDWLKSLSSEDRREIGQDIATVEYGWPVGMPVCRPLGHGLWEVRSNVSDNRIARIIFCIARGQMILLHAFVKKTQITPQEDLALARKRMREIQ; encoded by the coding sequence ATGGGACAGGCCCTTAAAAAGATAGTCGCGGCGTTTTACCGCACTCCAGGAGGCACTGAGCCCGTCCGCGACTGGTTGAAGTCCCTATCATCCGAGGATCGCCGTGAGATTGGCCAGGACATCGCCACGGTCGAATATGGCTGGCCGGTCGGCATGCCTGTCTGCCGCCCTCTGGGACACGGTCTCTGGGAGGTCCGCAGCAACGTGTCGGATAACCGAATCGCACGTATCATTTTTTGTATCGCTCGCGGCCAGATGATACTTCTGCACGCCTTCGTCAAAAAGACCCAAATCACCCCACAGGAGGACTTGGCTCTAGCCCGCAAGAGGATGAGGGAGATCCAATGA